From the genome of Mustela lutreola isolate mMusLut2 chromosome 16, mMusLut2.pri, whole genome shotgun sequence, one region includes:
- the KLHL36 gene encoding kelch-like protein 36 isoform X1: protein MMEGSRQTRVSRPYKISESSKVYRWAEHPSTVLQRLNEQRLRGLFCDIVLVADEQRVPAHRNLLAVCSDYFNSMFTIGMREAFQKEVELVGASYIGLKAVVDFLYGGELALDGGNIDYILETAHLLQIWTVVDFCCEYLEQEVSEENYLYLQELASIYSLRRLDAFVDGFILRRFGTLSFTPDFLQNVSVQKLCAYLGSSEVQRECEHDLLRAALQWLTQRPEREAHAFQVLENIHFPLIPKNDLLHRVKPAVCSLLPREANCEGFIEEAVRYHNSLAAQPVLQTKRTALRTNQERLLFVGGEVSERCLELSDDTCYLDAASEQWVKETPLPARRSHHCVAVLGGFIFIAGGSFSRDNGGDAASNLLYRYDPRCKQWIKVASMNQRRVDFYLASIEDMLVAVGGRNENGALSSVETYSPKTDSWSYVAGLPRFTYGHAGTIYKDFVYISGGHDYQIGPYRKNLLCYDHRTDVWEERRPMTTARGWHSMCSLGDTIYSIGGSDDSVESMERFDVLGVEAYSPQCNQWTRVAPLLQANSESGVAVWQGRIYILGGYSWESTAFSKTVQVYDREKDTWGKGPDLPKAIAGVSACVCALKPRLEDKKKKGKGKRKEKVSILEFAVVFSGLAPRSPRQPLRE from the exons ATGATGGAGGGAAGCCGGCAGACGCGAGTGTCACGGCCCTACAAGATCAGCGAGTCCTCCAAG GTGTACCGCTGGGCCGAGCACCCGAGTACGGTGCTGCAGCGGCTCAACGAGCAGCGTCTCCGCGGGCTCTTCTGCGACATCGTCCTGGTGGCGGACGAGCAGCGCGTGCCAGCCCACCGCAACCTACTGGCCGTGTGCAGCGACTACTTCAATTCCATGTTCACCATCGGCATGCGCGAGGCCTTCCAGAAGGAGGTGGAGCTCGTTGGCGCCTCGTACATCGGGCTCAAGGCCGTGGTGGACTTCCTGTACGGCGGGGAACTAGCGCTGGACGGCGGCAACATTGACTACATCCTGGAGACGGCGCACCTGCTGCAGATCTGGACGGTGGTGGACTTCTGCTGCGAGTACCTGGAGCAGGAGGTCAGCGAGGAGAACTACCTGTACCTGCAGGAGCTGGCCTCCATCTACAGCCTCAGGCGGCTGGACGCCTTCGTCGACGGCTTCATCCTGCGCCGCTTCGGCACGCTGTCCTTCACACCCGACTTCCTGCAGAACGTGTCCGTGCAGAAGCTGTGCGCCTACCTGGGCAGCAGCGAGGTGCAGCGCGAGTGCGAGCACGACCTGCTGCGGGCCGCCCTGCAGTGGCTCACGCAGCGGCCCGAGCGCGAGGCCCACGCCTTCCAGGTGCTGGAGAACATCCACTTCCCGCTCATCCCCAAGAACGACCTGCTGCATCGCGTCAAGCCGGCCGTATGCTCGCTGCTGCCGCGGGAGGCCAACTGCGAGGGCTTCATCGAGGAGGCGGTGCGCTACCACAACAGCCTGGCGGCCCAGCCCGTGCTGCAGACCAAGCGCACGGCGCTGCGCACCAACCAGGAGCGGCTGCTGTTCGTGGGCGGCGAGGTGTCCGAGCGCTGCCTGGAGCTCAGCGACGACACCTGCTACCTGGATGCTGCCAGCGAGCAGTGGGTCAAGGAGACACCCCTGCCGGCCCGGCGGAGCCACCACTGCGTCGCCGTGCTGGGGGGGTTCATCTTCATCGCCGGCGGCAGCTTCTCCCGGGACAATGGAGGGGATGCGGCGTCCAATCTTCTTTATAGGTATGACCCCCGCTGTAAACAGTGGATCAAG GTGGCTTCCATGAACCAGCGCCGCGTGGATTTCTACCTGGCCTCCATCGAAGACATGCTGGTGGCTGTCGGTGGCCGGAACGAGAATGGAGCTCTTTCTTCAGTGGAGACGTACAGCCCCAAGACCGACTCCTGGTCCTATGTGGCTGGCTTGCCCAG GTTCACCTACGGCCACGCGGGCACCATCTACAAGGACTTCGTGTACATCTCCGGGGGCCACGACTACCAGATCGGCCCGTACCGCAAGAACCTGCTGTGTTACGACCACCGCACGGACGTGTGGGAGGAGCGGCGGCCCATGACCACGGCGCGCGGCTGGCACAGCATGTGCAGCCTCGGCGACACCATCTACTCCATCGGCGGCAGCGACGACAGCGTGGAGTCCATGGAGCGCTTCGACGTGCTGGGCGTCGAGGCCTACAGCCCGCAGTGCAACCAGTGGACCCGCGTGGCGCCCCTGCTGCAGGCCAACAGCGAGTCGGGGGTGGCGGTGTGGCAGGGCCGCATCTACATCCTGGGCGGCTACAGCTGGGAGAGCACCGCCTTCTCCAAGACCGTGCAGGTGTACGACCGCGAGAAGGACACGTGGGGCAAGGGCCCCGACCTGCCCAAGGCCATCGCCGGCGTGTCGGCCTGCGTGTGTGCCCTCAAGCCGCGGCTGGAGgacaagaagaagaaggggaagggcaAGAG gaaagaaaaagtgtcCATCCTAGAATTTGCTGTTGTTTTCTCTGGCTTAGCTCCAAGAAGCCCTCGACAGCCCCTCCGTGAGTGA
- the KLHL36 gene encoding kelch-like protein 36 isoform X2, translating to MMEGSRQTRVSRPYKISESSKVYRWAEHPSTVLQRLNEQRLRGLFCDIVLVADEQRVPAHRNLLAVCSDYFNSMFTIGMREAFQKEVELVGASYIGLKAVVDFLYGGELALDGGNIDYILETAHLLQIWTVVDFCCEYLEQEVSEENYLYLQELASIYSLRRLDAFVDGFILRRFGTLSFTPDFLQNVSVQKLCAYLGSSEVQRECEHDLLRAALQWLTQRPEREAHAFQVLENIHFPLIPKNDLLHRVKPAVCSLLPREANCEGFIEEAVRYHNSLAAQPVLQTKRTALRTNQERLLFVGGEVSERCLELSDDTCYLDAASEQWVKETPLPARRSHHCVAVLGGFIFIAGGSFSRDNGGDAASNLLYRYDPRCKQWIKVASMNQRRVDFYLASIEDMLVAVGGRNENGALSSVETYSPKTDSWSYVAGLPRFTYGHAGTIYKDFVYISGGHDYQIGPYRKNLLCYDHRTDVWEERRPMTTARGWHSMCSLGDTIYSIGGSDDSVESMERFDVLGVEAYSPQCNQWTRVAPLLQANSESGVAVWQGRIYILGGYSWESTAFSKTVQVYDREKDTWGKGPDLPKAIAGVSACVCALKPRLEDKKKKGKGKRYQDRGQ from the exons ATGATGGAGGGAAGCCGGCAGACGCGAGTGTCACGGCCCTACAAGATCAGCGAGTCCTCCAAG GTGTACCGCTGGGCCGAGCACCCGAGTACGGTGCTGCAGCGGCTCAACGAGCAGCGTCTCCGCGGGCTCTTCTGCGACATCGTCCTGGTGGCGGACGAGCAGCGCGTGCCAGCCCACCGCAACCTACTGGCCGTGTGCAGCGACTACTTCAATTCCATGTTCACCATCGGCATGCGCGAGGCCTTCCAGAAGGAGGTGGAGCTCGTTGGCGCCTCGTACATCGGGCTCAAGGCCGTGGTGGACTTCCTGTACGGCGGGGAACTAGCGCTGGACGGCGGCAACATTGACTACATCCTGGAGACGGCGCACCTGCTGCAGATCTGGACGGTGGTGGACTTCTGCTGCGAGTACCTGGAGCAGGAGGTCAGCGAGGAGAACTACCTGTACCTGCAGGAGCTGGCCTCCATCTACAGCCTCAGGCGGCTGGACGCCTTCGTCGACGGCTTCATCCTGCGCCGCTTCGGCACGCTGTCCTTCACACCCGACTTCCTGCAGAACGTGTCCGTGCAGAAGCTGTGCGCCTACCTGGGCAGCAGCGAGGTGCAGCGCGAGTGCGAGCACGACCTGCTGCGGGCCGCCCTGCAGTGGCTCACGCAGCGGCCCGAGCGCGAGGCCCACGCCTTCCAGGTGCTGGAGAACATCCACTTCCCGCTCATCCCCAAGAACGACCTGCTGCATCGCGTCAAGCCGGCCGTATGCTCGCTGCTGCCGCGGGAGGCCAACTGCGAGGGCTTCATCGAGGAGGCGGTGCGCTACCACAACAGCCTGGCGGCCCAGCCCGTGCTGCAGACCAAGCGCACGGCGCTGCGCACCAACCAGGAGCGGCTGCTGTTCGTGGGCGGCGAGGTGTCCGAGCGCTGCCTGGAGCTCAGCGACGACACCTGCTACCTGGATGCTGCCAGCGAGCAGTGGGTCAAGGAGACACCCCTGCCGGCCCGGCGGAGCCACCACTGCGTCGCCGTGCTGGGGGGGTTCATCTTCATCGCCGGCGGCAGCTTCTCCCGGGACAATGGAGGGGATGCGGCGTCCAATCTTCTTTATAGGTATGACCCCCGCTGTAAACAGTGGATCAAG GTGGCTTCCATGAACCAGCGCCGCGTGGATTTCTACCTGGCCTCCATCGAAGACATGCTGGTGGCTGTCGGTGGCCGGAACGAGAATGGAGCTCTTTCTTCAGTGGAGACGTACAGCCCCAAGACCGACTCCTGGTCCTATGTGGCTGGCTTGCCCAG GTTCACCTACGGCCACGCGGGCACCATCTACAAGGACTTCGTGTACATCTCCGGGGGCCACGACTACCAGATCGGCCCGTACCGCAAGAACCTGCTGTGTTACGACCACCGCACGGACGTGTGGGAGGAGCGGCGGCCCATGACCACGGCGCGCGGCTGGCACAGCATGTGCAGCCTCGGCGACACCATCTACTCCATCGGCGGCAGCGACGACAGCGTGGAGTCCATGGAGCGCTTCGACGTGCTGGGCGTCGAGGCCTACAGCCCGCAGTGCAACCAGTGGACCCGCGTGGCGCCCCTGCTGCAGGCCAACAGCGAGTCGGGGGTGGCGGTGTGGCAGGGCCGCATCTACATCCTGGGCGGCTACAGCTGGGAGAGCACCGCCTTCTCCAAGACCGTGCAGGTGTACGACCGCGAGAAGGACACGTGGGGCAAGGGCCCCGACCTGCCCAAGGCCATCGCCGGCGTGTCGGCCTGCGTGTGTGCCCTCAAGCCGCGGCTGGAGgacaagaagaagaaggggaagggcaAGAGGTACCAGGACCGGGGCCagtga